The stretch of DNA GGCCAGCGAGGAGCGTTACCGGGAGCTGTACCTGCAGGCCTCAAAATTGCTGGAGCGCAGCAAGGCTGACCTGGCCCGCACCCAGGCCCTGTACCGGGTCAGCGAGGCCCTGCAGGAAGCCCGCACCCTGCAAAACCTGCTGGACCGCATCTGTGAAATTGTGGCGCAGGCGGTGTCTGCCCGCTGGTGCAGTGTGTTCAAGCTCAACCATGAAGAAAGGCGGGTGGAGGCTGGAGCCATCCGGTCCAGAAATGCCTCCTCCCTACAGATGGTGGAGTTTGAAGAGTTGATGGATGGCCTCGCAGGCTGGGTGATCCAGGAGCAGAGCCCGGCTTTTTCCCCGAAAGGGATCCCAGACCCCAGGGAAAGCCTGGAGGTGCAGGCCAAACGCATCCAGCAAAAGGTAGGCTCAGTCATTGTGGTGCCGCTGAATGCCCCGGACCGTCCGCTTGCCATGGGCACCCTGACTGCCCTCAACCATCTGGATGACCCGGATTTCTCGCAGGAAGACCTGGAATTGATGAAAGCCATCGCCAGTCAGGTGTCGGTGGCCCTCACCCAGCGTGAATTGCTGGACCGCATCGAACACATGGCTTTCCATGATGCCCTGACCAATCTGCCCAACCGCCTGCTCTTCCAGGACCGTCTGGGGCAATCGCTGGCCCAGGCCAGACGCAAGCAATCCCGCATCGCTGTGCTTTTCATCGATCTGGACGGTTTCAAGCAGGTCAATGACAGCCTGGGTCACCATGTGGGAGACCTGCTTTTGCAGGCCGTCAGCGAACGCTGGAAGGAACGCATCCGGGAAAGCGACACCCTGGCCCGCATGAGCGGAGATGAATTTGCCATCGTGCTGAACGATGTGCTTGATGTTCAATCCGTGGAGCGGGTGGCCGGGGAATTTCTGGAACTGGTGCGCAAACCTTTTCTGCTTGAAGGCCATGAGGTGCACATCACCGCCAGTGTGGGCATCAGCATCTACCCGGATGATGCTGCAGATCAGCATGCCCTGCTGATCCATGCCGATCACACCATGTACCAGATCAAGAGCAACCAGAAAAACGATGTGTTCAGGCGCAGCTGAATCCCGCATTGGACAGCAGACAACAGCAAAAACAGACCCTGAGGTTTCCTCTGCAGGGCCTGTTTTGGTCCGAACTCTTACTTCACAATAAGGGGGATGCTGACCAGCACCTGACCTTCACCTGTCAGGTAACGGATTTCGTAGGTGCCAGGGGTTTCAGGGGCAGAAGCCTCCACCTGCCCGCCCTCGGTCAGGTCAAACCCGAAGTCTCTGGCGTCCTGGGGTGCCCCTTTCTTCACGATGAAAATGGCATCCCCATCTCCTGCTGGACCGGTCCAGTTCAGGGTGAACATTGCCCCGGCATTCACAGAAGCGGGTGCTTTCAGGGTCGCTCTGGGCGCGGTGAGGGTGAACGGTTTGCGGAACACCACGATGTTTCCCTGCTGATCGTTCATATAACGAATCTCGTATTCCCCTGCCGTGCGAGGAAGTTGCAAAACAATGGGGTTCTGGTCGGTATAAGCATAAACGCCGTATTGTCCGTCCTGCGCATTTTTAGGGACAATGGTGATGTAATCTCCGGGGTTGTTCGGCCCCGTCCACTGGATGGAAACATGACCTCCGGCCTGCATGGAAGCAGGGAACTTCAGGTCGTACTTGGCCGCCGTCAGCTTCAGGGCCTTGCGGTACAGCACCACATTGCCCGATTCACTCATGTAACGCACTTCTGCATCTCCGGGGGTGCCGGGGGTGCCCACCTCCAGAGGGTTTCCGCTGCTGGTGTAGGCGTATTTCATGTACTGGCCGTCCTGGGCAGATTTGGGAACAATGGTGATGTAATCTCCGGGGTTGTTCGGTCCTGTCCACTGGAGGGTCAGGTTGCTGCCTGCAATCACCTCTGCAGGGAAGGTCAGGCCGTAAGTGCCTGCTTTCAGGGTCAGTTTGGCCCTGGCGTACACCTTGCCGCGTTCGGTGTTGTAGCGGATTTCGTATTCTCCGGGCTGCACAGGGGTCTTCAATTCTGCTTTCTGGTCGGGTTTGTCTTTGGTGTACGCGTAATCGGTGTAAGCCCGATCATCTGCCCCTGCACGCACCACCGTCACGTAATCTCCGTTTGCCCCTCCCCCTTTCCAGCCCACGGTGATCAGGGAACCTGCCACCGCTTCTGATGGCCCTGAAACCGAGTAAGCATCCAGTTTGACTTTCAGGGGGGCACTGGCCAGCGTGTTGCCCTGCCCGGAAATGTAGCGCACTTCAAAGGTGCCTGCTTCTACAGGTGCGGGCAGCTGGTTTTCAGCATTGGGGCCAGCATAGAAGTACTGGGTGTACGTGCCTTCCGGGGCATTTTCTGGAACCACGGTCAGGTAATCCCCTTCGTTGGCCGGTCCCTTCCATTCCACAGCAAAATCCTGTCCGCTCAGCACTTCTGCCGGAACTTTCACACTGACTTCAGCCTTGCGTGGGGTGAAGGGGGCACTCTGTCCCAGCGTTTGCAGGCTGCCATCCGGGTTGGGGAAATGGTAGCGCAGAACGTAGGCCTGGATGACCTCTGGAACCGTGAACTGTACCTTACCCGAAGCACCTTCTGCCGCTTCCCAGTTCAGGTAGCTTCCTTCTGCAGCATCTTCGGTGGTGAGGGCAATCCAGCCTTCTCCCAGCTCTGGTGCCCCAGAATACTGCACTTCCAGCTTGCTGCCTGCCAGAGGCGTGGTGCTGCCGAGGGTCAATTTGACTTTGTTGTCCAGCTTGCGGGTCTCAAAGCTGAAGCGGTTTTCTGCACCCACATTCACATTGATTCCGGAGTAAACCCGCCGCTCCTGCCCGGGGCTTTCCACTGTGGCTTCATAGCTGCCTGCTGGAACAGTCGCGGTGTATTCCCCAGCCTGAGCGGTGGGCCTCAAGTCGTATTTGCGGGTGCGCTCCACGGTGTTGGTCAGGTAGACCCGACTGCCTCCGGGATCGGGTTGACCATCACGGGTCAGTTGCACAGTGATGGGGTAGGTGCGGTCTTCGGCGCGGGCCACTGTTTCCACAGCACGCCCGAGGGCTGCTGCCAGTGTGCCTGCACTGCGGGCATTTTCGATGGTGCCCAGCCCCTGAAAACTCTGCACTGCACGTTCATCCAGGTCAATGCCCACGATGCGCAAATCCACATCAATGCCCCGTTTCTTGAAGGCATCCAGGGCAGCTTTGAGGTCACCTTTGCAGGACTCCTGTCCGTCTGTCACCAGCACGATCAACTTCTTGCTTGCATCGTTGGAGAAATCTTCTGCAGCTTTGAGCAATGAGAAAGCTATGGGGGTGGCCCCTTTGGGGGTGGTCTTGCGCACGGTTTCCTGCAAGGCCGCCCGGTTGAGGCCTTCAATGGGAAGCACCAGTTCGCTGTCCTCGCAGCTGCCCTGGGTACCAGCAACGGTTTTGGCTCCATAAATCCGCAATCCCACATTCAGTTCTGGGTCTTCAGGCAGGCTGCCAATGAAACTGTTCAGCACATCTTTGGCTGCCTGAATGCGGCTCTGGCCATCCGGGAGTTTGTTGTACATGCTGCCCGAGGCATCCAGAATCAGTTCCACATGGGTTTTTGCACTGGCCATGGACAGCAGAAGACAGCCCAGCAAAGCCATTGCCCGGTGAAGTCGGTTGAAGGGGGTCATACTTTTGATGATACGGATTTTGCAGGGATGTGGGGTGTTGGTGGTCACGGGCAATGGCCTTCTGGAGTTGGCCGCAATTCCAGGAGCATGCAACCGCAGATCATCAATCAGATCAATCAAAAAATGAAGCTTGGAAAAATGCCTTCTGGAAAAGAAATTCTCTCCATGCGGCAAGCATCTGGTTCTCTGGATCATGTGGTATCAGCAACATAGGTTACACTTAGCTCATGTGCCCTGATTTTTGATTCAATCACAAAAAAAATTCTCGTCTGAATCGAACAACAAACCTTCAGCCACGGGAATCCCCTGCATCCAACTGTTCATCCTGATGGCTGCAGTTTGGTTTGCAGTTGTGCGGGTTGATGTCCTCTCAAGACCCTCACTCCTCGGTGCGGATGGGAAGTTGCACATGCACTTCTGTGCCCTGGTCCACCTGGCTTTCAATCCAGATGTGCCCCTCATGGGCCTCCACAATCCAGCGGGCAATCGGCAAACCCAGACCTGTTCCACCTGGGTCCGGGCTGCGGTGGCGGGATTTGTCTGCCCGGTAAAAACGCTCAAAGACCCGGGGCAGATCCTCTTCACTGATGCCCATGCCGGTGTCGGCAATTTTCAGCAGGGCGTGGGTGCCCTGGTGCTGCAAAGAAAGCCGAACCTCACCTCCTTTGGGCGTGTATTTGAGGGCATTTTCCAGCAGGATCAGCATCACCTGTTTCAGGCGGTCTGCATCTCCAAACAGGTGCACTTTCTGCACTTCTTCCAGCACAAAACGGTGCGAGGTGAAGACCCTTTCGGTTTCCCGCCAGGTGTCCATCAGCAACTTGCTGAAATCCACCTCGGCTTCCCGCATGGTGGCCCCACTGTCTCCACGGGCAAGTTGCAGCATGTCATGGACCAGTCTGCCCAGACGGGTGGCTTCCCGCTGCACATCCTGAATGATGTCTTTTTTCTCGTCTTCAGGAATGTGGGGGTAGCGGATCAGGATGTCCAGGTTGCCCTGAATGGCTGTCAAAGGGGTTCTCAGCTCGTGAGCGGCATCTGCAATAAAACGCTTCTGGGCGTCCATCAGTTCACGCAAGCGTTTCTCGCTGTCCTGCAAAACGGTTTCCGCCATTTTGCGGTCATGGATCTCAATGCAGGCCCCAATGAACCCGCGAAACTCCCCGTTTTCGGTGAGCCGGGGGATGCCCCGGTCCACCACCCAGCGGTACTGTCCATCATGGCGTTTCAGGCGGTATTCCAGCTGGAATTCACTGACGGTGTCGTGGGCCTCGCGGAACACGCTGTCACACACGGCAAGGTCTTCGGGGTGGATGCCTTCCAGCCAGCCTTCTCCCAGTTCTTCTTCCAGGGTGCGACCCCTGAAATTCAGCCAGCTGGTGTTGAAAAAAGTTCCTCCAAAAGCATCGCTGCCCATCCAGACCATCACCGGGGCCTGATTGGCCACCATCTGGAAACGCTGTTCGCTTTCACGCACAGCCATCTCGGCTTCTTTGCGTTCGGTGATGTCCAGGCCTGCCCCCAGCAGCAAAGAGGGGGTGCCATCCGGTCCACGGGCGAACACCGCCTGCGTGGAATGCAACCACAACCAGTGGCCGTCTTTGTGGCGGGTGCGGTATTCGGTGCTGATGACCTCTCCATCTTTGATGGTCAGCAATTTCTGGGCTTCTTGCACAGCCATCGGCTGGTCTTCCGGGTGGATCATCTGGGCCAGGGCATCTGAACCCATCTGCTGCAAATCCCGCAGGGTGTACCCCGTCACCTGGGTGAAACTGGGGTTGATGTAGGTGATGCGGTTCTGACGCAAGCTGAACACGTAAACCAGTGCAGGCACCGTGTCGTTGATGTGCTTCAGGAAATGCTCGCTGGCCCTGAGGGCTTCCTCGGTCTGTTTGCGTTCGGTGATGTTCTGCAGGGTGGTGCCCACCCCCAGGGTGCGTCCATCGTGGGTTTTCACCGGGAAGTAGCTGATCAGGTGGTTTTGCACGGGACCCGTCACGGTGGCGCGGGTTTCTTCGATGTTCAGCACAGGTCTGCCGCTCAGCAGCACGTAATGCTGGGCAGCCATCAGGTGGTCTGCGCTGCCTGGATAGAGGTCTGCCAGGGTTTTTCCCAGCTGGTCCTGAACCGCCAACTGGTTGTATTCTGCCAGACGGGGGTTCACCGTTTCAAATTTTCTGTTTTCATCAAACATCCCAATGCCAATGGGAGCATTGTCCAGAATGGCGTTCAGGCGGGCAATGGTTTCTTCACGCTCTTCAATCAGGCGCTTTTCCTTGGCGTGGTAACGCAGGCGTTCCACCGCCTGCGCCACCTGCGTGGACAGTCCATCCAGAAACACCTGATGGGCTTCCTGAAAAGCCATTGAATCGGCAAACCCCACCAGCAAGACGCCCAGCAATTGCTCACCCAACAGCAAAGGAAGATAAACCTTGGCAGACAGATGGGTGTGGGCAGGTTGCTGCATGGTGCCAGGAAACAGTGCACGGGCTTCTTCTGGGGTGCCCAGATAGAGGGGCTTGCGCTCCCGAGCTGCCC from Deinococcus roseus encodes:
- a CDS encoding diguanylate cyclase domain-containing protein, which translates into the protein MHSGLTLQHILEALPGWVFVLNTREEHLLINAGFAQALKLHPTDLLGQRSQDLNLEFHLQVPSQPATQSGFGPLLKKALKDQKNLVQQLNLSIHQQGQPLGEHHVLCMAVPLGGPQGEHVLFYLQKQQHWDLRGLDHSRSILLQQIVDMSSSLIFAKDREGRFTLANRAFAEAYGTTPEQLLGKTDLDFQKDLKQIEKYREADLHVIENRIPMVIQEETVTDLEGNRRFLTTSKQFLNTPEHMEEVLGIATDITVLKQTREELLASEERYRELYLQASKLLERSKADLARTQALYRVSEALQEARTLQNLLDRICEIVAQAVSARWCSVFKLNHEERRVEAGAIRSRNASSLQMVEFEELMDGLAGWVIQEQSPAFSPKGIPDPRESLEVQAKRIQQKVGSVIVVPLNAPDRPLAMGTLTALNHLDDPDFSQEDLELMKAIASQVSVALTQRELLDRIEHMAFHDALTNLPNRLLFQDRLGQSLAQARRKQSRIAVLFIDLDGFKQVNDSLGHHVGDLLLQAVSERWKERIRESDTLARMSGDEFAIVLNDVLDVQSVERVAGEFLELVRKPFLLEGHEVHITASVGISIYPDDAADQHALLIHADHTMYQIKSNQKNDVFRRS
- a CDS encoding vWA domain-containing protein, with the translated sequence MTPFNRLHRAMALLGCLLLSMASAKTHVELILDASGSMYNKLPDGQSRIQAAKDVLNSFIGSLPEDPELNVGLRIYGAKTVAGTQGSCEDSELVLPIEGLNRAALQETVRKTTPKGATPIAFSLLKAAEDFSNDASKKLIVLVTDGQESCKGDLKAALDAFKKRGIDVDLRIVGIDLDERAVQSFQGLGTIENARSAGTLAAALGRAVETVARAEDRTYPITVQLTRDGQPDPGGSRVYLTNTVERTRKYDLRPTAQAGEYTATVPAGSYEATVESPGQERRVYSGINVNVGAENRFSFETRKLDNKVKLTLGSTTPLAGSKLEVQYSGAPELGEGWIALTTEDAAEGSYLNWEAAEGASGKVQFTVPEVIQAYVLRYHFPNPDGSLQTLGQSAPFTPRKAEVSVKVPAEVLSGQDFAVEWKGPANEGDYLTVVPENAPEGTYTQYFYAGPNAENQLPAPVEAGTFEVRYISGQGNTLASAPLKVKLDAYSVSGPSEAVAGSLITVGWKGGGANGDYVTVVRAGADDRAYTDYAYTKDKPDQKAELKTPVQPGEYEIRYNTERGKVYARAKLTLKAGTYGLTFPAEVIAGSNLTLQWTGPNNPGDYITIVPKSAQDGQYMKYAYTSSGNPLEVGTPGTPGDAEVRYMSESGNVVLYRKALKLTAAKYDLKFPASMQAGGHVSIQWTGPNNPGDYITIVPKNAQDGQYGVYAYTDQNPIVLQLPRTAGEYEIRYMNDQQGNIVVFRKPFTLTAPRATLKAPASVNAGAMFTLNWTGPAGDGDAIFIVKKGAPQDARDFGFDLTEGGQVEASAPETPGTYEIRYLTGEGQVLVSIPLIVK
- a CDS encoding PAS domain S-box protein; its protein translation is MTLNGLQANSTLTHALNLLPHPAWVQDRNGCQQFNSAWMLFFGGVPVHWTEVLHPHDREKAALLQEGAWEQAEGFHMKVRAQSTTAGEKTCQLSFQPISGLLDTWMGLLVELETPVPEAPEFQQALHDLRVGLASSLKQQDVVTVIVRQMQQAFQAAECQLLFCEKQGTLWQLRQIQDGTLRTLEPEVQQGLQEGKILLQKQKSHTLLEVNAHTLPDPQTLEPALLLVPLRMEDQWVGVMELHFPEGFQMSEERYCGLVMHTGYLALVLRRTRLFEAEKRARTSSEAALKHSQVLQQLTSALFRTDTPVQMMQEVLDHARMPLGIQQTALFLMDALPADQNPHLELVAWQGQGSEVALIGKRCTLEAGSPAVRAARERKPLYLGTPEEARALFPGTMQQPAHTHLSAKVYLPLLLGEQLLGVLLVGFADSMAFQEAHQVFLDGLSTQVAQAVERLRYHAKEKRLIEEREETIARLNAILDNAPIGIGMFDENRKFETVNPRLAEYNQLAVQDQLGKTLADLYPGSADHLMAAQHYVLLSGRPVLNIEETRATVTGPVQNHLISYFPVKTHDGRTLGVGTTLQNITERKQTEEALRASEHFLKHINDTVPALVYVFSLRQNRITYINPSFTQVTGYTLRDLQQMGSDALAQMIHPEDQPMAVQEAQKLLTIKDGEVISTEYRTRHKDGHWLWLHSTQAVFARGPDGTPSLLLGAGLDITERKEAEMAVRESEQRFQMVANQAPVMVWMGSDAFGGTFFNTSWLNFRGRTLEEELGEGWLEGIHPEDLAVCDSVFREAHDTVSEFQLEYRLKRHDGQYRWVVDRGIPRLTENGEFRGFIGACIEIHDRKMAETVLQDSEKRLRELMDAQKRFIADAAHELRTPLTAIQGNLDILIRYPHIPEDEKKDIIQDVQREATRLGRLVHDMLQLARGDSGATMREAEVDFSKLLMDTWRETERVFTSHRFVLEEVQKVHLFGDADRLKQVMLILLENALKYTPKGGEVRLSLQHQGTHALLKIADTGMGISEEDLPRVFERFYRADKSRHRSPDPGGTGLGLPIARWIVEAHEGHIWIESQVDQGTEVHVQLPIRTEE